The following is a genomic window from Rhododendron vialii isolate Sample 1 chromosome 9a, ASM3025357v1.
TTAATTGAGCCCTTCCACCAAAAGAGAGAGACCTATTAGACCAAGACTGAATTCTAGCCAGCATCCTGGTTTTGAGCACTACACAATCAGAATATCTCAATTTGGTAGATATAAGAGGGACCCCAAGGTATTTGACAGGAAGGGAAGCTTCTggaatctgcaaaatagacctCAAAACCTGCTTCACCTTATCCCCAACACCAGCAAAGAAACAAGCACTCTTATCAAAATTAGGTTGCAACCCAGAAAACAAATAGAACTCCTTTAGCACACTGTCTATAGCTTCAAAAGATGCAGTAGAGGCCCCACAAACAATAAACATATCATCAGCAAAGGCCAAATGGGAGAGGTTGATGGCAGCACATTTAGGATGATAAGTGAACCCCCCTTGAGCTATTCTAGAAAGCAGAATTGCAGAAAAAGCCTCCATGACTAACAAGAATAGGTAAGGGGAAATAGGATCCCCTTGCCTCAATCCTCTCCTTCCTGGAAAAAAGCCTTTCAGCTCACCATTAATCACCACAGAAAATCGAGGAGTGGAAACACAAGCCCTGACCCAGTCAATGAATTGTACAGGGAACTCCATATACCTcataactgaaaaaaggaaaTCCCAATCGACACTATCATAGGCTTTCGTAATGTCAAGCTTGATAGCACAACGAGGAGGCCCTTGATCCCTGTGGTAACCCCTAACAATCTCTTGCATTAACAGGATATTGTCCATAATTGATCTGCCTTTGATAAAGGCAGATTGAGAAGGCCCCACGATACTGGGTAAAACTGCTTGAAGTCGGTTGGCAAGAACTTTGGTAATACATTTATACACAGTATTACGGCATGCTATAGGTCTATAGTCCTTAATAGAATGAGGAGCAGAAACTTTAGGCACTAGAGTAACAGCAGTAGAATTCCATCCCACAGGCATAAATCCAGattcaaagaaaaagagaatacCTGCCACAAAGTCCTCCTTGACAATGCTCCAATTATCTTGAAAGAAAGCAGAATTAAACCCATCAGGCCCAGGGGCCTTATCACGGTGAATAGATTTAAGAGCACTTAGAATTTCCCCTTCAGAGACAGGCCCTATCAAACCCTCCCTATACTCCAAAGGAACCTTTTCTGAATAGCAGCAGAAAGAGTCTCAGAGGCATCTCTCTTTTGGCTAAACAGAGACCCCAAGAGGTGCTTATAATACCCAAGAATTTCCGCCTCAATATCAGCAGGGTTATCTAGTGTAACACCTTGAACACTCACCAAGATAAGAATAGTGTTCCTCACTCTATGGGCATTcattttttgatgaaatttttttgttttcttatccCCCAAAGCCAGCCAATTCACCCTAGACTTTTGCTTTTTATAGGCCTCTTCAGCACTGGAAAGAGCATAAAATTGCCAAACCAAATCCTTCTCAAGGTCACATAAAGCTTGATCATGAGCAAATCTAAGGCACAAACTCTGAATTTTAGATAGATTGATCCTAGCAGCCTGAACTCTCCCACTGAGGTTACTAtagttttgtttatgaaaagCCTTAAGAATAGGCTTAAGGCCCCTAAGCTTCTGACTAAGCCTTTCCATTGGATTCCTGCCACAAGTAATGTTCCTAGAAGAGTGAAGGATATCTTGAAACCTATTATCATTCatccaaaaattaaagaatCTGAAAGGACAAGCTTTAAACTTATTGTGAACAATAGTCAAGACCAAAGCACAATGATCAGATATCCCAGGAGCATAGCCAACCACTTCTGAATCCCTGAACAGATCCGTCCACCCATCATTAACTAAAGCTCTATCAAGCTTACTTTTGTTATCACCCAGGCCACTCCTCTTGTTAGACCAAGTGAACCAATACCCTTTTGTAATCATCTCAATGCATACTAATATCCTCCAAGCAGCTATTGAAGTCAGAAGCAGCAGCCTCATCAAAGCCCTCCAACCTCTCATCTGGCCTTCGAACTACATTGAAATCACCCATGAGATTCCATGCAGAGCCACCCAGAGCAGAATATAGATCCCTCAAAGCAGACCACAGACCAATTCTATCTCTAGCTAAGTTCATCCCATACACAATAGAGGCATAGAACATCTTGTGCTCAGCAATCACTTCAACAGCTAACACAACCATTTGGGCAGAGCAAAACAccaaagaaacagaaaaaaacctGGGGATCCCAACCTACAATGATCCTAGCCACTGACAGGTTACGCAGATTATTAACACAACTCCAATTACTTGGAAAACATCTAGCTGTAACACTAGCTAAATTACCAGGCCTGACTTTAGCCTCGACAACACCAAACAGAGAAATCTTATTTCCTCTAATAAAGGACAGAATCTCCTTTTGCTTTAAGGGGTTACTGAGGCCCCTTATATTCCACACACCAATCTTAGACATTAAGAAAGTTAAGACTTCTTACTACCACCTTTCCCTCTAGCCTTAGCCCTACAACCCTTGGGCAAAGGAGGAGCTACAGCTTTCCCATTCAAAGGAAGAACATCATCTACACGACCAGGCATACTATCTTCCACATCTGGAGCAACTGAAGAAGAAGTAGCACCAGTAGCTTCTTCCACCTTTCCAGAAAGAGGAGAGAATCTATTACTAGCAGACGGACTAGTAATAAACCCTATACCTCCCAAATCATTCTCAGAAGGGAAAAAGGATTCCACCAGAGTTGGCGTATCTGGTTTGGTATCCACCACCAAATCAGGTCCCCTACTATACCGATTCACCACTTGTTCAATGGCAGCATCATCACAAATTTGAAGTCAAGTAGATTTCTGATCACCTCCAGTCTGAGGAAGGCAAGGCAAAACTTTAGCATGGCTAACAGTCGTAGCAATCCGAGGAATACCAGAAGGCCTAAGAGGGCTCCCCAACCCATTAGGCCGACCCACCCTTGAAGGGTTAGCATTAATAACAAGCTGTGGAGAACAAGGAATCCCAGAAGAATTACGAGGACTCTTACTAGAACCGCCCCCAAGAACTACCATAGCGACTGCACCTGTGCTACCAACCTCAGGGCCACTAGGTTCAGAAACAATTGGAGTACTATTAAGAACAACCTCTGCAGCCTTCTTAGAGCATCTTGCATCCGAGTGACCAAAAACCTTACAAAAAGAGCATTTTGTAGGTTTCCAGGAATACTTCACAGGGATTTCACAGCTAACCCCAGCAGCATTTACCACTTCCACTGAATCCAACAATTCAGTACTTACATCAACCTCTACACAAATTCTTGCAAAACTGAGCCTCTGACAATTCTCCGTCATATCATCGGCATAAAGAGGGACACCAATCGCACTAGCAATACGACTCAACCCTTCTTCATTCCAGAATTCAAGAGGAATGGTGGAAAACTGTACCCAAATAGGAATTTTAGACAGTTGCTCTTTCTCCAAGGACATCTGTGGTCGCCAAGGCTTGAGAATCATAAGTTTCCCAGCAATGAGCCATGGCCCAGCCTCTATTAGCTTCCTAATAGCATCACCATGAGAGAActtgaaaaaatagaaaccccTATCGTTTGAAAGAACTTCATAGGTACCAAATTTTCTCCAAATATTGGTAACAATATCTTTCACCAGTTTAAAGTGCACTTTCTTATCCCACAACACAATCAGCCCACTGTTGACATCCCTTAGCCTCAACAGAAGGAAGAAGGTATACGACTGGTTTTTCTGCAGTAACTACAGGGGGAAAGTAACTCAGATTCATAGGCGACTCACCAGAAGAAGATTGAGCCGCCACTGAACTCCACTTTGGTTGCTCAGTAGCCTTACCCTGATAATTCCCCATAGAGTGAATAACCTCATCCTTAGAGCTCAACTGCTGCTTAAGCGCAAGGATCTCTGCACTCAGTGATTTGATTGTAGCCGGGTCATCAGTTTCGTCAATTGCCAAATGAGCAACAGAAGGAACAGTAATTTGCTCCAATTCATCAATTAGGTTAACCGCAGAAGGGAAAGTAGCTGTAGGAGATCGAGGACTAGTACGCACAGGGACATGACCAGCACACAAAATAAGATTTCGAGAACTAGGGTTACCAGACTGAACAACAGAACTAAGAGTAGGAAATTCAGACGTAAGATCCATCATAAGACACCACAAAAGAGCCGAATCAAAGAGGAAAGGAATTACcgaagagagaggaagaatcGAACCAAAGGAATCGCCATCAGACTTTCTCTCTCAACCAAAGGAATCGCCTCTTTCTCAAACTGATTTCTCTGATTGCCATTCTGATTGTTTTGCCTTTATTCCCAATCTAACCACTGCATGTGGGGGGTTGTTAGCACAGCACTGTTATCGGTTCCTCTTGACTGTTATTTGGGTTATGCTAACGACTGCCCATTCGGTGGTGGACTGGTAGTTAAGATCCACACAATGCCTAAAAGTTAGAACTTCAGAACACATTTCTCCATCACGATGCACTTCCACATATTTCTATACTCTTTTCGCTGTTGCAACACACTTTTTTTACAACCTAAACACTTCTCAGAATCTCAGCGGGCTGGGTTAGCATTTTCATATTACATTGGGATCCTCAACATGTATTTCTTACAGAATTGGATTGTGATTTGTCAAAGGCAGGCTAGTGGTTATAGATTAAGCAAATTAAGAGCTTCTAGAGTAGCTGAAGAACTCGAGCCTGATGAAGAGGAGAAGAGGGGAGGAAACGCATCTAGTGAGAGTGATGGGGAGGATGATGAGCCTTTTATGGACGAGGAAGAGAGGGAAGAGTGGAGGAGAAAGATTAGAGAAGTGGTTAATATGAACCCAGAGGTCAAAAGGGAGGTAGACCCCGTCGAGAGGAGGAAAAAGATCCAAAAGCTTTTGGATGATTACCCACTTGTTGTGGAGGAAGAGGACCCTGATTGGCCTGAAGATGCTGATGGCCATGGATTCAACTTTGATCAATTCTTCGACAAGATTAGTATTAAGAATGTCAAGAAGGATGATGATGAGAATGATGATAGTGAAAATGAAATTGTATGGAGAGATGATGATTACATTCGTCCAATCAAAGACATTACCGCCAAAGAATGGGAGGAGACTGTGTTCAAGGACATCAGTCCACTGATTATCCTTGTGCATAACCGTTATAGAAGGTTAGTTTTCAGTTGCTCCTTTTCAGCTCGCTTCTCCTTTTGCCTCCATTTCCTTGTCCCActtgatcttttctttttttggttcagCATCTTATTTCTGACTTTCTAAGTTTTTGAGTGATTAAATAaacctcatttttttgttaatgtaaaCTGCTAAGCTGTGCAGCAGTCTTTAATCCATGCTCCTTGATTTTTGCTTCCTATCCTTGCCTGGTTAAAGCCCTGCATTAGAGTTGCAGCAACATAATCTTCGGTACTGTAATAATTACTGCAATGTACAGAAGGGAATGTGAGCCATTGATTTGGTAACCAACACCACATGACGTAACCTAGAACACTTCAGCTATACCAAAACGAAGCACTATGGGCCTCAACTAACGCCACTGTGAGGCACGACCAAAACATCCCGTGGCTCTTAACCCATAATGGTTTTGATATTTTGGTGGCCCCACAGCAAAACTCTTTCTACCATCACATGGGTGCATAATCAAGCACCACCACTAAAGTCACACCACTAAGAACATAATTGGGCGTAAAGTACGCACCCAAAAGGAGGGACTGGGGGTGGAGGGGTGGGTTTGGGGTATATACTTTTCAATTCTCTTGAAAACCATACTAACGTATTTGCTGAAGGAATTTGAAACGATGAGATATGGTCATCTTGTTCTTCCATTTTCCCTTTCAACCATTATACTAGATGCCATTATGTGTGTGCGTTCGTGTGTATTTGCGAGTGCATTATGTTAGCAGTGCCTGCTATTTGTTATGAATTATGGCAATTGGGATAGTTAAAAGCTGAGATCCTCCTAAATTGATAATTTCATGCATTTGACGTGATCTTCAGCTAGCTATAAGGTAAGACGACTCTTGAAAATCGTTCTTGAGTTATATTGTGGCACGCAAGTTATCATGGAAATGCCCAATAATTTTCATGCTACTTGTTATTTGTGGACAATCCTTTATCAATATGAAACAAACTCCCTCTAAATGTGTAATTGGCTTCTTAATTAGCTGCAGAATGTTGTAGCTACAGTTATGAAGGGTTTACATGAAACAACCTTCAATATAAAGAATGTATGGGTGCCTATGTTAGAAATAATACACTTGGGACATGCTTGTGCCAAACAAATAACGGACTAAACTGGGGCAACTCACATAAAAAGGTCTGGTGCCGTTTAccatattttaggtgatttgaccactggaaattttttgggaaacCGTTATAGCAACAACTGATTCTCTCTATGTTAAGCCCGATACTGAGCTTGTGGTTTCTTAAATTTTTCTGAAAGCTTGGGTTAATTAACTAACGATGTTTCTCAATGTTGGTTTCACATTGTGAAATTGGGAGTTATGCTGATACTTGAAGATTTTCTGATAGATCGTTTCATGCATGCATGTTGGATTAACAATAGATTACATTATTATATACGTGCAAATAATAATTTTGAATGATCTTCGCAGACCAAAGGAAAACGAAACGGTGCGGGATGAATTGGAGAAAGCTGTACACATCATATGGAACTGCCACCTACCATCGCCACGAGTAAGTGCAGCTgattgtgttattttttttaccctCATCCCatcttaataattttctttctctGCAAATACCATACAGTGTGTTGCAATAGATGCGGTTGTGGAGCTTGATTTGGTCTCTGCTCTACATGTCTCTATATTCCCAGAACTTATATTCACTAAAGCTGGAAAGATCTTGTACCGGGAGAAAGGTTAATATTCTCTCAAACAGTATCTCTTTATTGTTTACGTCATTCTtgaatcaaaaattgaattattcTCGACATTTTCTTCTGTTATTCAGCACTTCGTACAGCAGACGAGTTGTCAAAAATAATGGCTTTCTTCTATTACGGAGCAGCCAAGCCACCTTGTTTGAATACCATTGAGAAGAGTGAAGAACTTATCCCTACTGTTTAAGTCAACAGCGAGCAGTATTAGAGCTGAAAAGTTTTACATATCTGCATATACCTACGAACAATGGATCAGTAATGAGAGTTTCTGGGTAagcaatatcttttttttttgaaaggcaattttttttaattaatctctGAAATGAAATGGGTAAACGATGTTTTCTTTACGGTGATGTTGCTCCTCCGCAGGTCAATTGATGTTTGAAATTTCATCTTACATGTAAGGTATAGGGAAAATGTGTAGCTACGTCAAGCTAATTTGCTTTCCTTGTGTAACTCTGATATGAAATGGTAGAATTGAAAATTGAGATCTTTTACCAGTTCTCTAGGGGTGTCTAGCTTTTATTCCTAGAATTTTGGCAATAGAATATTACACCTATTGAATTGAGCCAACTAGAGTTGACAGATGGTCACCAAACATAACTTTATTCCTCTTAAATTGTGACAAAAGTTGGAAAATAGAACATAACTATGCTGACATTGCTTTTGGCTCCCCAGAAATCCCTTATTGTGAAGACCGGAACAGTGGAAACCATTATGGTAGTGGAAGTGGAAGGCAAATAGCTGGTTAGGGTTGAAGCCATCAAACTAGCAATTGGCAATGCCACtgttttcttcttctacttTCCTTTTGAGAACAGAGAGGCATTTTCCGGTACTGTGGGTGACCCGAAATCGGAAGCTACGGTTAGTCAACCTTTTGGTTGGTTTGATGGATTTCCAGTGTGCCTCTGCTTAACTTTCCGGGGTGCTCATTGACCGAAGACTTCTCCATGCTTAACAACAGTGAGGTAGTCTTGTCCTCCTGAGCAGTTGTCCATTTAGTTGCTGAATCTGTGCTTCCATTAAAAAAATGGTATTTCAAGCTCTTCAGCTTAGTTTTATCTGCTGAATGCAATTCAgctgaggggttttttttttgtttttgcaaaatccatgtggtttttgtttttctcattgTTGTAGTTCCGTTGATTGTCattttgccttcttttttttccttgttcaCGGAAACAAGAGCAATGAGAAGTGTCGAAGCTACCATCATCTCCTTTTTGTGCGAAAGCAAATTTCCAAACTTTTGAGAACGTTTTTTTGGCATTCCTTGAAGGGTAGGTTGTTTTCAGTATTATTCTTTTGAAATAGTTACGTGAAAttgttgaatagcttgatatacattgggctcatttcctaacaacttaagcATTTGGGATTACCGAACGGAAAGCAataacaaatactccctccTTCTGAATTTGTTTgctcagtatttcattttggactgtcctaAAATATTTGctcattttctaaaaatggCAACATAGACTAAGCAAACTACAAATTGTgcccgtcccaatttgtttgctcATTATTCAATTGCATCCCTGTTCCCATATATACTTGTTACATGGTCTTAGTAGAACTCAACCTCAAAAATTAGAAGTGAGAGAGTCTTCATGCTTACATACTTCATATTTCTTTGGTACTCAAACGATGTTGGACTTCGCTTCACATTTGTGGTTGGAGTCGTTAGCTAGTCCATGCATAAATTGATCTGTGGTAGCCGGGGGACAGCTCCTTTAGGTTACACAGAATGCGCAAGGTCTGGGCGGAGCATAGAGTTTTCTATCCTCGACCATGGGGCTAGGCTGACTAAAGATGCAGACGTCAAACCTGACCTCAATGTCTCCAGGCACAAGTTGGCCGTCGCCTAATAGGCTTTGGTAGAGGACATGAATAATAAAAGAGATACTCCTATAATGAAGTTGTTGAATTACAGTAATGAATAAGTGGTCCGTCCTTCCGTCCGTCCATCACATCACAGAATGACTTTTCTGTGCACAAACTAACGGAGTTGTTGGATTTGGAAAAGAGAATCCAAATTGAAGATAACTACTTCCCATATCACTTCAGCTGACCACTTCATACACGTTTTTTGCGAATAAGTCCCCCTGTTTGTTCCGGAGAGGTTTTGTTGGATTAGATGACAAGTATTCCCAGTACAGGAATGCACCAATCAAATGCCCAAAAAACGCACCACAACAACAGATTTCATCTAGTCTCTAATTATTGGGGGTTTGGACGGGAATGGTTGGAGACAAATCCAACCTTTGACAGTATATGCATAGAGTGATTGCTCTCATAACGATATTGAAACAATGGTCCTGCTATACCTTCAAAAACCGATGAGCTAAATGAATGTTTTAGCAGTCTAGAGATCCAAATCAATTTCAATGCATATTAGTATGCTTACCGCATTTTTAGACACTaccaaaatgacaaaaattGATGAAATGTTAAggaccaaaaagagagagaaagcaaaccCAATTTAGTTGTAGACTGACTCGGGTGTTGAACATCCTCATTGAGATTGGATCCCTGTCGAGATAATTTGACCGGCATGGGATCCCGTGGCCTATCCTATCCGACGACTATCCTACTCTTACCATAGGCGTAGGGTTACAATTACATCTAAATTCTGGAAATTATTATAGAAAATGTGGCTGAGAATGGAGATGGGACGGAGCAATATTACCACACTACCGCAGCTACGGCAAGAACAAAACCCATTTGTTGGACGTGTGTTTACACAATGCTAGCCAGAAGCTTATCTGAAATGAGATGTCAATTTGGTGGTCTTCAAAGTTCATTGAATATCCTTCCTGTTTGTTTCTTAACATGTGCATATTCCCTTCAATTTGTGAAAGCTTCTCTTGCAAATTTCAATATCCTTGGCAacgacaaaaaaacaaaaaacaaaacaaataacagAGAACCAGAAACTAGACAAATACTACTGTTTTTCGAAAAGCAATAAACCTCGCCCAAAACAGAAAACTATCTACAAAAGAGAACATTATGTGTAGTATGTTTGATATATAACATTTGATGTCACACACAACACGAAACAAGAGATAGAGTGGATTGGCATGCAGTTTTAGGCACCACCAGTTACACAAGAGAAGAATCTATGGCTCCGAAAGCGGACCAGCTGCTTGGGCTTCATGATCACCATATCCTGATCCCCTGCTGCCGAAAACCCACTTGAATACTCGCGTAAGGACTTACTGTGTCGAAGGTGGTGGTGCTGGCTGCTAACGGCAGTGGTTATAGTCTTGATTTCCATCTGGGGTGTTGAGTACTGGTAGTTGAATCCTTGGGGATAGAAATCTGCGATGTTGTAGTCTTGAGTGGCAGCGGAGGAGGAGAGACATTTGTATTTCCGGCGAGTCTGGTTCTTCTTATAGGTCTTGCAGACCAGAGGGATTAGACCTTCCATTTTCTCAACTCTCTCTGCTTCTCCTCTATactcttcaaaatgaaatatttgaaGACTTCTTTTGGCTTTTTTAATTGGGTTTTGGTGGGTTTGGAATTTGTCTTTTTGTGTTTGCATTTTCCTCGATTGCATCTTCCTTCTTTAAGATGTGTACTACTTTTTGAAGCATGTACTACACGTCATTTGAATTTCGTTTTTTTGACTTGGATACAATTCAAAAGAGTCCCTTTGAATTGCAGTACCTTACATTCTTAACCAGGGGTTGGTTGGGCGGTGGAGGCTTACGGATTTGCTCTCTCCTAGTACTTAAGGTCTTATGTTTGAAACTTTGGGTTTGCTCTCTCCTAGTACTTAAGGTCTCATGTTCGAAACTTACCatgtgctatcaactcttttggggcCACTGACTGAAATCGATCGATGTGCGAGGAAGCTGACCCGGACAGTTGGTTATCTAAAGAAAAAAGTGCTACTATATTCTTTATTGATCATGTATATGGACCAGTTTGATTAGCTGATGTTCATTTTATTGACTCCGTCAAAAGTGTAGGTACGTCCCACCCACTTTGGCATTTCAATTTCTACGCTGCCTAAACTTTCATCAATACAGTTCTTGAAAAGGGGAAGCTCtgcagtcattttcaaatggaAAAACAAAGAGTTAACATAAATATCAAAGGACGAGACTTGATTAAATTATTGCTACGGAAGTCTAAATTATTAATACCTAATCCTCTATTGAAAGCTCTTCCTTCAGGCATGCGAATTATGTTTTCCCAGAATAAAAACAAGGATGTGTATGGGTTAGCTTCTGCAATTTTCGACTCGATCCGGGCCAAACTCAGTTCATTGACTTCTGTCAAGTTTTCTCCTATTAATAGGGATTTTAATTTGTGATGAGTGGATACTTGATTCTAGAGCTTTAGGCTTAGCAATTGTCAAAAGGGTCCtgcttttgtttggttgtttccAATCTGTATAGGTCTGTTTGGTGCTTGTAATGAGTTGTTCAGGGGGAAGCCCCGTTGATTTTGTAGCTTTTGCGCATTTTTGGTGAAATGAAACTACTTCCCCCTCCccccaccaaaaaaagaaaaagaagcttcATCAAACATTACTGTAACTAAATAAATAGCAATATATATACATGAAGAAAATATTATGCGCTCGTTTGTTTGGCTGGATATAATCATATTTTAACCCAGATTAAATACCCACAGGACATTTAATAGTATCACATCACAAATAAATAAGTTTACTGGCTTATTTGTTTGCCCGAACAGTGGCAGAGCGGATGGGCTATATATTTCCTGGTTATGGtcataaatggaaaaaaagtcGAT
Proteins encoded in this region:
- the LOC131301807 gene encoding uncharacterized protein LOC131301807, which gives rise to MQSRKMQTQKDKFQTHQNPIKKAKRSLQIFHFEEYRGEAERVEKMEGLIPLVCKTYKKNQTRRKYKCLSSSAATQDYNIADFYPQGFNYQYSTPQMEIKTITTAVSSQHHHLRHSKSLREYSSGFSAAGDQDMVIMKPKQLVRFRSHRFFSCVTGGA
- the LOC131301806 gene encoding thioredoxin-like fold domain-containing protein MRL7L, chloroplastic, whose protein sequence is MALLQHTIGLFVNPLKDNIFNHNFPCYSFANSTLFNQKPRKTPHALLSLRMERFTRPSSKFLKSPAQASGYRLSKLRASRVAEELEPDEEEKRGGNASSESDGEDDEPFMDEEEREEWRRKIREVVNMNPEVKREVDPVERRKKIQKLLDDYPLVVEEEDPDWPEDADGHGFNFDQFFDKISIKNVKKDDDENDDSENEIVWRDDDYIRPIKDITAKEWEETVFKDISPLIILVHNRYRRPKENETVRDELEKAVHIIWNCHLPSPRCVAIDAVVELDLVSALHVSIFPELIFTKAGKILYREKALRTADELSKIMAFFYYGAAKPPCLNTIEKSEELIPTV